Proteins encoded in a region of the Cataglyphis hispanica isolate Lineage 1 chromosome 14, ULB_Chis1_1.0, whole genome shotgun sequence genome:
- the LOC126854456 gene encoding 1-acylglycerol-3-phosphate O-acyltransferase Pnpla3 produces the protein MNLSFAGCGFLGIYHVGVAVCFKKYAPHLLLNKISGASAGAIAACSLLCDLPLGEMTSNVLRLAGEARQHTLGPFSPSFDVQHFLLENLRKFLPDDAHIRVNGKLHISMTRVYDGKNVIVSQFNSKEDLLQALLATSFVPFFSGLLPPRFHGIRYMDGGFSDNLPTLDENTITVSPFCGESDICPRDISSQLFHVNLANTSIELSRQNIYRFTKILFPPKTETLSNMCKQGFDDALRFLHRNNMLNCTRCLAIQSTYIVQETIDDSMEYDPECLECKMHRQEALVANLPETVMTIFQDAIDSANKGLVNWLFKHRSMKLLSLLSLPCTLPADVMYATITKFIMSVPNLRNNLVELTKFFLEQLSIMFPKINIYIQPLPQTIKCHFNIMEYDPNIYNVQNIEEADILYKKQTNLNLSVQYNERQPSWTDSNKSSCVINMGDITQTVDDTIENIFQTNTDQDTVLAYYYMDDNNKVQVTEIFDVTDSESHTMLSVDEVDTNRRLQFDDWDEPTWLSQHTFNDVVTESLYTDGNQQDMENLSDASLEDEILNSANIFSDPESEWEMEKEQQEMPKSPDSRPEVDQPSTSLL, from the exons gagaGATGACTAGCAATGTATTACGTCTGGCAGGCGAAGCGCGACAACACACGCTCGGACCGTTCAGTCCATCCTTCGATGTGCAACACTTTTTGCTGGAGAACTTGCGGAAA tttctacCGGACGATGCTCATATTCGTGTAAATGGCAAATTGCATATCTCTATGACGAGAGTATATGACGGAAAGAACGTGATTGTCTCGCAATTTAATTCCAAGGAAGACTTATTGCAA gctCTACTAGCTACTTCGTTTGTACCGTTCTTTTCCGGTTTGCTGCCACCGCGATTTCACGGCATCAGATACATGGACGGTGGTTTCAGCGATAATCTTCCTACGCTTGACGAAAATACGATTACTGTTAGTCCATTTTGCGGAGAAAGCGATATCTGTCCCAGGGATATTTCATCTCAACTTTTTCAT GTCAATCTTGCCAATACAAGCATAGAGCTCTctagacaaaatatatacaggttCACGAAAATACTTTTTCCACCTAAAACAGAG ACTCTCTCGAATATGTGCAAGCAAGGATTTGATGATGCATTGAGGTTTTTACATCGTAACAATATGCTAAACTGTACGAGATGTCTAGCGATACAATCGACGTATATAGTTCAGGAAACAATCGATGATAGCATGGAATATGACCCGGAATGTCTAGAATGTAAGATGCATAGACAG gaaGCATTAGTAGCTAATTTGCCTGAGACCGTTATGACGATATTCCAAGATGCTATAGACTCTGCCAATAAGGGGCTTGTTAATTGGCTGTTCAAACATCGTAGTATGAAACTTTTATCATTGTTGAGTTTGCCCTGCACGCTACCGGCAGATGTAATGTACGCCACCATCACAAA atttattatGAGTGTTCCGAACTTGAGAAATAATCTAGTGgaattaactaaatttttcttagaacAATTGAGTATAATGTTTCCAAAGATCAACATCTACATTCAGCCATTGCCTCAAACTATCAAGTGTCATTTCAACATTATGGAATATGATCCGA atatttataatgtacagAATATAGAGGAAgcagatattttgtataaaaaacaaacaaatctGAATTTGTCTGTCCAATACAACGAACG ACAACCATCATGGACAGACTCGAACAAATCGAgttgtgtaataaatatggGTGATATCACACAAACAGTGGATGACactatcgaaaatattttccaa aCAAATACAGATCAAGATACTGTACTAGCGTATTATTATATGGACGATAACAACAAAGTACAAGTGACAGAGATCTTCGATGTAACTGATTCAGAATCGCATACTATGCTTTCTGTAGACGAAGTTGATACCAATAGAAGACTCCAATTTGATGACTGGGATGAACCTACATGGTTATCTCAACATACGTTCAATGATG TTGTTACTGAGTCTCTTTATACCGATGGAAATCAACAAGATATGGAAAATTTATCGGATGCATCGTTAGAAGATGAAATACTAAAtagtgcaaatatattttccgatCCGGAAAGTGAATGGGAAATGGAAAAGGAGCAACAGGAAATGCCCAAATCTCCGGACAGTCGACCGGAAGTAGATCAACCATCCACgagtttgttataa
- the LOC126854462 gene encoding patatin-like phospholipase domain-containing protein 2 isoform X1 has translation MNLSFAGCGFLGIYHIGVAIGWKKYASHLPLNKLSGASAGAMAACCLLCDISLEETVNGILYMAHTARQHALGPFSPYFNMQHILFENLQRILPDDAHIRVNGKLHISLTRVYDRKNVIVSQFNSKEDLLQALLATSFVPLYSGLLPPRFHGIRYMDGGFSDNLPTFDEDTITVCPFCGKSDICPRDISHQLFHLNVSNVSIELSKQNIYRFIQVFFPPKTEILSNICRQGCDDALQFLHDRNLLK, from the exons ATGAATCTGTCGTTCGCTGGTTGCGGTTTCCTCGGCATCTATCACATCGGCGTTGCTATCGGTTGGAAAAAGTACGCGTCTCATTTACCGCTGAATAAATTAAGCGGCGCGTCCGCAGGTGCTATGGCCGCGTGTTGCTTACTTTGTGATATATCTCTTG aaGAAACTGTAAACGGTATTTTATACATGGCACATACAGCGCGACAACACGCACTTGGACCATTCAGTCCATATTTCAATATGCAACACATATTATTTGAGAACCTACAGAGg ATTCTACCGGACGATGCTCACATCCGTGTAAATGGCAAACTGCATATCTCTTTGACTAGAGTATATGATAGGAAGAACGTGATAGTCTCACAATTCAATTCAAAAGAAGACTTActacaa GCTCTACTAGCCACTTCGTTTGTGCCATTGTATTCTGGTTTGCTGCCACCAAGATTTCACGGCATCAGGTACATGGACGGTGGTTTTAGCGACAATCTTCCTACGTTCGATGAAGATACTATTACTGTATGTCCATTTTGCGGAAAGAGCGATATTTGCCCTAGAGATATCTCGCATCAGCTTTTTCAC CTCAATGTCTCTAATGTGAGCATAGAACTTtctaagcaaaatatatataggttCATACAGGTATTCTTTCCGCCTAAAACagag ATTCTCTCGAATATATGTAGGCAAGGATGCGACGATGCACTACAGTTTTTGcatgatagaaatttattaaaataa
- the LOC126854462 gene encoding patatin-like phospholipase domain-containing protein 2 isoform X2, with translation MNLSFAGCGFLGIYHIGVAIGWKKYASHLPLNKLSGASAGAMAACCLLCDISLEETVNGILYMAHTARQHALGPFSPYFNMQHILFENLQRILPDDAHIRVNGKLHISLTRVYDRKNVIVSQFNSKEDLLQALLATSFVPLYSGLLPPRFHGIRYMDGGFSDNLPTFDEDTITLNVSNVSIELSKQNIYRFIQVFFPPKTEILSNICRQGCDDALQFLHDRNLLK, from the exons ATGAATCTGTCGTTCGCTGGTTGCGGTTTCCTCGGCATCTATCACATCGGCGTTGCTATCGGTTGGAAAAAGTACGCGTCTCATTTACCGCTGAATAAATTAAGCGGCGCGTCCGCAGGTGCTATGGCCGCGTGTTGCTTACTTTGTGATATATCTCTTG aaGAAACTGTAAACGGTATTTTATACATGGCACATACAGCGCGACAACACGCACTTGGACCATTCAGTCCATATTTCAATATGCAACACATATTATTTGAGAACCTACAGAGg ATTCTACCGGACGATGCTCACATCCGTGTAAATGGCAAACTGCATATCTCTTTGACTAGAGTATATGATAGGAAGAACGTGATAGTCTCACAATTCAATTCAAAAGAAGACTTActacaa GCTCTACTAGCCACTTCGTTTGTGCCATTGTATTCTGGTTTGCTGCCACCAAGATTTCACGGCATCAGGTACATGGACGGTGGTTTTAGCGACAATCTTCCTACGTTCGATGAAGATACTATTACT CTCAATGTCTCTAATGTGAGCATAGAACTTtctaagcaaaatatatataggttCATACAGGTATTCTTTCCGCCTAAAACagag ATTCTCTCGAATATATGTAGGCAAGGATGCGACGATGCACTACAGTTTTTGcatgatagaaatttattaaaataa